CACACCACTAACTTACAGCAGACTTTGTATACAGTGTTGTAAACATGACAGTAGGAAGAGTTGGTAAATTCCACATTTCACACCAATCTCTTTGAAAGCAAAAGTTCTGTTTCACATAGTTATATATCCCTACTTAgaagatttccttttttgacAAACAGTGAATTTGCATATTTCTAAGAAACTATTGGGGTTATTGTAAGTAACAGTTCTTGGCACCTTGAAAGCTTTGCGCCACCCAcaagtgtttctgttttcctctgaatATAAATGAGGAGCTGACACTAAAAACTGTAGATAAAATCATTTAGCTGACTTCAGCACATGAACCATGCACATGCATTTCTATTGGGTGGGGCAGTTACTTTGACTTAAAAGCAGGAGTCACTGGCCATATCAAAGTCATATTGCAAGAAGGTTATTATGTCCATTTTCACTCTCCCCCTCAGTGTGCGGGGGAGCTCTGTCACTTGGGGTCGTCTGTTTGCGGGTTTTCTGCCCCCTTCCCAAACAGGGCAGGGACCTTTGCAGCTCCAGCCGAGCGTCTGGGCACAGGAAGATGTAGAAGAGGGGGTCCAGCAGGGTGTTGAGGCTGGTCAGGCCGTAACACAGGCGATAGGTGAGGAAAATGGAACGCTCCAGTCCACACGGCTCGTCGGTCAGCAGCAAGGACACAAACCTGTATCCGCCCACGAGGTGGTACGGCCCGAAGACGACAATAAAATTGACGGTGATTACGACCAGGATGCCCACAATTTTGTGTCGCTCGTGGtcagagagggatggagatcGACGGAGTGTCACCCCGATGTGTGCTGAGGTGTAGCTGAGGGAGGaagcagagatgaagatgagATACTCAGCCTGTTCATCAgaccataataaaaaaatgacactgtgtCTCCTATTGACAGTAAAATCTAAAGTTTTCTTTGTCAAACCCATAGGATGCCACAAATAAAGTAGCCCAACAATGATGTCCATCATGTTCCCTAATCGTTCACtcaatttttctttcagtttgaaTCCCCATTTTACTTCAAGTTACAATTTGCTAGACATGTtccaatcatttttattgtgttatttctACATGGGGTTGGTAAATAGTCTGCTGTTTGACTGACCATATGACTTTGGAGTCGGTGGACACATTTGACCACAGAACCTTTACATGAACAGGTTTGGAGACACTATTACGCATGTGACACAACATGAATGTCCTGACCAGGGGCTTGGGGTCAACTCACCCTAGAATGGCACATGGCAGCAGAAAACCGAGCACCACGGAGGTGATCTTAAAGTGGGCGTATCTGGGACTGACGGGGTACTGCTCTAGACACAGCAGCCTATCAGAGTCAAACACCGACGGCAGCAGCCCACACAGGCAGAACAGGAATGTGAGGGTCCAGACCGCCACACCTGACACTGCTGCCACCCTGACGGTCCGCACCCCGCGGCTGCTCAGCGGGTACACAATTGCCAGGCAGCGGTCCAGTGCTATCAGGCACAGGAACATGACGCTGGCGTAGACGTTCACGTAAAACACGTAGCCGACCAGCTCGCAGGTGAGCCGGCTGTAAGGCCAGCGGTGCTCGCCCTGGAGATAAAGGATCCACAGTGGCAGGgtgagcagctggaggaggtcTGATAGCAGCAGGTTGAGGATATAGACGAGCTGGCAGCCTCCTGAACCCGAGCGGCCCAGTTGGTAGAGTCCCCAGAGAGACAGCAGGTTGCTGGGGAGACCCAAAGAGAAGATGAGGCCATAGATGCAGGTCAGGCCGAATGTGTCCGTGTCCAATGGGAGGTTGCAACTATCATTGGACATGTCTTTGTTGGTCAGATATCTGACATTGGAAACAAGAAGGGACCTCACTCAGATGTGGACTGATGGTCACAGGGTGATGAGCTGGTTTAAAAActcccattcattcattcaaggcgtaaaggaaagacaaaaagtCATCGTTGTTATCAGTTTGACTCTACTTGTCATTTGTCCATTGTGCAATATTCATGAATGCATTCCCCCGTGGAGAAGGTCATGCTCAAATGTTCTGCTGTCAGTCAATCAGTCCTCAAAGTATCCAGGATCCATCAGGGGGAAACACTCACCTGCGAAGCAGATAGATTGGACATTGTCATGCGGTTTACTACAAGCTGGTGCGTAAGGAATCAAACTTtaccacacaaacaaagactttTTTACTCACCCCTCTAAGCCATGAGCCCCACTGTGTTGAACTGAGGACCAGCCGCTCGCTCTGCAGCGTGATGACCTGTGCTCAAGAAATGTTGGGAACACGGTGTCTCGCCCCTATTCTGTGATCGTTTCCTCCGCAGGAAACCCACTTCTTCAGCTTTAAAGGCAACATCCTGAGGCAAGAGAACGCCTTTCTGCCcaagaacaaaaacatacacTCTCCCtttccccgtctccctctctcctacTCCAGTGGCAGACACGATGATTGAGGTGGACGAGGGCTGCGAGGGAAGGAACGACTGTACGGTGTCCACTAATGCCCTTTAGTTTATTGTTGGCTGTATGCCATCAAACACATTAACCCCTCCGCCATATGATGTCTTCAAATGAGCTTTTcaactatattttttattcagtgaaaaTATGCAGGAATTCCATTTGGCAGCTTTAGATGTGTTTTTCAACCAGCGTTACACTTTTCTTCATATCTTGTGCATATGGCAGAGTAGACTTTGTCTTCATAGAATGAATTTAAGCGTATGCAACGCTTTTCTAAATGTAGAAGCCAAGACTTTGTTGTTGTATATGTGTGCACATATCTGACATGTTAAATGTACCCACGAATAATTTTTTCCCAGGCACCACGgggctgggaaaaaaaagcaacacaattgAAATTGTGTGCCTGAAGAATGGGTATGTTGAGACAATGGGTATTAGGCAGTATTTTTATCACATGGTTTCAAAGAGGACGAGGGACTAATCACTCACtttgtttcctttaaatgtCACCGATCTCTGAGTTACTGAATAACCCACTTAGAAACTGATCGGTTCCCCTTGAGGCATTACTGTGTGACACTGAAGGTCTCCATATCCCTGTGCATACCCCGTGTGCAGTGTGCACAGAGCAAATCAGCAGCGGGGGGGTTAAATGTCCCAGCAGAAAGTTCCAGTAGAGAGCAGCATGATAAGTTGCTTCTGCAGCAGGCTGGCTGCACACTACAGGAAGTCCTCTGTTGTATAATCACTTTGCCATAGAAGACGGAGTTGTACACACTGCATGCACATAGAAAAAAAGGTGAGCATCACCTGTCTTGACCAGCAGCAATCTAAGGAACTAAGCGATTAGAAATTAATTTGGGAAAAACTGGAAGGAAGCTGAATGTGAAGATGCGAAGTTACTCACTGCAGAAGTTTGACAAAATTTGTCCAATCACTCCAAAATATTAGTTTTCCTCTATTAGTATTTTCCGAAagtaatatttatttcaaaatatggTTAAAACACATTCAGCTATGTTGCCAGTTTACTACTTTTTTCTCCTTGGTGCTTGAGCTCTTAGTGCTTGACCTGGCATCAGGTTATTTTCCAAATTTAGCAGCTATGAAAACAACTATGCATGCCAACACCTCAAATATGTCTGTGGTTTGCAGCACTGAACTCTGCTGTGTTAAAGTTTGTGTTTAAAGGTACAGTGTTGCCTGTGGACTTTGCCCTTGACAATGTGCAGAAATGTCATTATTGTGTTGATATTATGTTGATGTTGTCTAAATATGCAAGCACATACTGTGCGTACAATTTGTGATGACACTGTACAGGAGGTAATGTATTCATAATTAACTAAGATacttagatttatttttaaaaggacCCCAAAAGTgagttaaataaaacataatttaaaaaaagtgtagtGCTTGCATTTTCTATGGGATTTAATAATTTGTCTATATTACACACTCCTTATTAACACTTGGTGGGTTCCTATTCATCCATATTGCCTGATCATACAGGACGTGGATGACACAAATCATAAACTCACCATGATGCACTTACcctcttatttttcttttgacctCGATTTAATTGCTACCTCAGACAGAACAGTGTGGAAAGAGTAGCAGTATTAGTGGTTGTTTAAGAATTGAGAATTGAGAATTGTCCTTTAAGTATGAAGGACTATACTGTATGAGGTATAAATTAAAGTACTCAGCAAAAAACTCTTTTCCAATTAAATCTCTGGCAAAAACATTTCTATGAAAAGAATAAAGACTTCATAACAATCTACACttgaatatctttattttctgaaaacatctttaaaCTATTAAGCTAAAATGTGTCAGCTGCAGTTTAACTATTTGTGGATGCTTGAGTTATGTTTGAATGAATCACTCTGCTTTTATCTTGCTCCTGAACCTCCGGCAGCAGAGAACCCTACAGACCAAGACTGAAGCCCAGACAAGGGCTCCAACGAGGGCCATGATTAAAACAGCCACATCCAGGCAAAAGTAGGAATACCACGGCAGACTAAAACTTGCTGGCTGCAGATGGGCTGCTCCTTTGTTCCTAATGACGTATTCAATCCAAAAGATAGCGGTGTCCATAGGAGACATTGGCCGGTCGCGGTGTAACTCGGAGAGATGCTTGATGTTGTTTCGATATGAGGGAGTCTCCAGGATGTCCTTTAGAGCCTCAAGGAAGTTTTCTTTGGTGAGTGATTTGACCTCGACCACACGAGCTGCTCCACGAACCTTCAGCCGTAGTACGTTGTCAAACTGGTCAAAGAGGAGCGGCAGGCCAAGAACAGGAACACCATGGTAGATGGCCTCATACATGCCGTTGGTGCCTCCGTGGGCCACGAAGGCGCGAGTTTTGGGGTGTCCCAGGATATCGTTCTGAGGCAGCCACTTCACCAGCAGGGTGTTGTTGCCCAGGGATGAAGGCTCTTTTCCCGAAAACCTCCACACCACCTTCTGAGGGAGCTGAGCAAAAGCAGCAGCCATGGCCTCTGTGGTATCACGAGGCAGGGCTGACACGATCGTACCCAAAGACATGACAACCACCCCATGCTCCCCCGAGCTCTGCATGAATGCCTCCAGCTCAGCAGGGAggggtctggacattttgcaCTGGAAGCCCCCAATGTAGACCACATTGGGCATGGTAGGACGAGGGAACTCAAAGACAAAATCTGCCCTCAACAGCCAGATGTCAGCTGAACGCTCCAAAGACAGCAAGTCGGTTCCAGGAGGGAAGTGGCGCTGGAGCAGATCTGAGTACATAGGGTTGATGATAAAGTCCTGTTCAACAACACTATAGAGATAATGCAACATATTCTTGGTCCTTTCCTGAAAGTCCATCTGATCATGAAGTTCACTTCCTGACACAGGGACATAGGAGACTGGAGAGGGAGCAACGGCAAAGTGGCCTTCTCCGTTATTAATCCAGCGCACATTAAAAACCATCGGCAACTTGAGGTAACTACCCAGAATGACTCCTAAAGTCAGAGCAGGGTCCGTTAACATTAAGTCAAACTTGCTGTCCTGCAGCTTCTTCATGAAAACATTGTCATCTAACATCGTAGCAGCTGATCTGGCAAGGATCTTATGGCCATTTGCCAACATGGATGTGAGCAAGTGCTGCTGGCAGAAGCTGCGTATGAACGTCAGCGACCTGCGGCACTCCGCAACATTTCGTAGCATGTCATTGTAGAAGTCCTTGTTTGTCTCATCCTCCAGCATGCTCACGTTAATAGCAGTATAAAAGGAAGAGTTACTGGGAATGTACCAGCTGTGGGCGGAGCGCAGCACAGTGATGTTGTGGCCTCTGGAGTGCAGCTCTCGCAGAATCACCTCCATGTTGATCCAATGGCTGCCGTCAACGGGCACCACCAGaatgctgctgccactgcagcAGGTGGGTttgagcagcaggaagcagagcCCTGTCAGGAATATTGGGAGTGTGCTGGACATACCTGCGAGACAacaacagattttaaaaaaactatgttAGAATGTTTTCTAGTCTGTCTatgcggaaaaaaaaattaaaaaagaaaatgttttcatttgtgctgTGTAATATTATCTGCAGTAGTTTGTGGTTCAGTCTGTCGTTGCATTGTTGGATTCCCGGCAGTGTGGAAATGGGCATGGGATGAAAATGATTAATCTGCAAATGAGGAACTTGGAGCGGCTGTTGCTCAGGAGGTAAAGAGGGTCGTCCAGTAAGCTTCTCCCCATCTGCAtgccttgggcaagacacttaagcCTAAATTGCCTATGATGGCTGTGCtagcagtgtatgaatatgacagaaaaagGTGCGATAAATAGCAGCGGCGTATTAAcgtgtgtatgaatgggtgaatgtgacttgtattgTAAAGAGATTCGATTGGTCGTTAAAACTAGAAAGGGGCCATACACAAACATAGTCTTTTCCCATGTAACTGAGCTATATTGACCTGCCTGCTCAAAACTTATTTGCAGAACAGCAAAACTAAATGacacataaaaacaatgcaGTGTCGGATCAAGAAGTTTAGTCTTCACCTGCTGAAATCTGGGGAGGAGAACATCATTCTTATTGTGGCATGAGGGATCCCTTTTTTGGATGCCCCACACCTTTGCAGTCACAGATACAATCTAAAATTAAGTGTTGCTTGGCACAGTGCCAACAGAACATGTTGTCACAGTTTTAGGACAT
The sequence above is a segment of the Scophthalmus maximus strain ysfricsl-2021 chromosome 2, ASM2237912v1, whole genome shotgun sequence genome. Coding sequences within it:
- the ugt5g1 gene encoding UDP glucuronosyltransferase 5 family, polypeptide G1, whose translation is MSSTLPIFLTGLCFLLLKPTCCSGSSILVVPVDGSHWINMEVILRELHSRGHNITVLRSAHSWYIPSNSSFYTAINVSMLEDETNKDFYNDMLRNVAECRRSLTFIRSFCQQHLLTSMLANGHKILARSAATMLDDNVFMKKLQDSKFDLMLTDPALTLGVILGSYLKLPMVFNVRWINNGEGHFAVAPSPVSYVPVSGSELHDQMDFQERTKNMLHYLYSVVEQDFIINPMYSDLLQRHFPPGTDLLSLERSADIWLLRADFVFEFPRPTMPNVVYIGGFQCKMSRPLPAELEAFMQSSGEHGVVVMSLGTIVSALPRDTTEAMAAAFAQLPQKVVWRFSGKEPSSLGNNTLLVKWLPQNDILGHPKTRAFVAHGGTNGMYEAIYHGVPVLGLPLLFDQFDNVLRLKVRGAARVVEVKSLTKENFLEALKDILETPSYRNNIKHLSELHRDRPMSPMDTAIFWIEYVIRNKGAAHLQPASFSLPWYSYFCLDVAVLIMALVGALVWASVLVCRVLCCRRFRSKIKAE
- the si:dkey-165a24.9 gene encoding probable G-protein coupled receptor 132, with amino-acid sequence MSNDSCNLPLDTDTFGLTCIYGLIFSLGLPSNLLSLWGLYQLGRSGSGGCQLVYILNLLLSDLLQLLTLPLWILYLQGEHRWPYSRLTCELVGYVFYVNVYASVMFLCLIALDRCLAIVYPLSSRGVRTVRVAAVSGVAVWTLTFLFCLCGLLPSVFDSDRLLCLEQYPVSPRYAHFKITSVVLGFLLPCAILGYTSAHIGVTLRRSPSLSDHERHKIVGILVVITVNFIVVFGPYHLVGGYRFVSLLLTDEPCGLERSIFLTYRLCYGLTSLNTLLDPLFYIFLCPDARLELQRSLPCLGRGQKTRKQTTPSDRAPPHTEGESENGHNNLLAI